A genomic region of Candidatus Binatus sp. contains the following coding sequences:
- a CDS encoding penicillin acylase family protein, translating to MTEHPSQGPRRPQYRSPRARRRTVVGLVVAFIFVAVMTGLFYQTTQSGLAPESGVVHLGGLIAPVKVIRDAAGVPHIYAQNRLDLARALGYTQAQDRLFQLEMRRRLAEGRLAEVFGADLVESDYVYRLFDPEKFARDSVATYPPKMRAQVDAFVGGINAYIDGHQNSLEPAFRLLGIKPAHYTAEDLEAGALTIATLLGYNATEESVYINLAPKVAPSEIAALMPVYPSLPLEAPPPETTAVFGDAKFSDYLPSGFALAPGFARIGHMGIPASNNWVVDGTKSISGKPMLASDPHLPQSIPSIWYEAVLVTPDGFTSGALAAGSPAVAIGTNGHVAWGVTSVCADVMDLSLEHLSADGKNYEFQGKWLPLERRDVTIHVRDARDVTRTILSTRHGPIVSDVLAREDNPLTGVKLRGNYALSLRFAGLTPGPAAGFGFGSATARTGKELVEAYRTFTTTPLNLVWGDDSGNIGWHIVGAIPNRTGFDGKYPTAGFTGKFEWNGMIPFDSLPHTENPPSHFIVTANNRLADVPWNGSWIAPWRFDRISDLIRARDKMTADDFKLIQRDRVSIFALKLRDALVRAGDGGDEDVRWALGEIRGWDGAMTASSRPAAIVAATEVTMAQRVFKPILGADYKSFMLIEDGGAYPASEDIIVRPASSLWPGGAGNANATLRASLKDSLALLAQRLGNDRGKWRWGAMETIEFAHPLGERGGVLGWYFNRGPFPTEGGRHTVNNSWFDLGGDAPDQFKVTQISSYRFITDLGDPEGALGMNHSGESDHPASRHYDDMIGPWSRGEYHPLDPGFARAQSSAEAELDLMPR from the coding sequence ATGACGGAGCATCCAAGCCAGGGTCCCCGGCGCCCTCAGTATCGTTCGCCGCGCGCGCGCAGACGCACGGTGGTCGGACTCGTGGTCGCGTTCATTTTTGTGGCCGTGATGACGGGGTTGTTCTACCAAACGACCCAGAGCGGGCTCGCGCCGGAGTCTGGCGTAGTCCATCTCGGCGGGCTGATTGCGCCGGTCAAGGTGATTCGCGACGCGGCCGGCGTGCCGCATATCTATGCACAGAACCGGCTCGACCTCGCCCGCGCGCTGGGCTACACGCAGGCGCAGGATAGGCTGTTCCAGCTCGAGATGCGCCGGCGGCTGGCCGAGGGCCGTCTGGCCGAAGTGTTTGGCGCCGACCTGGTCGAAAGCGATTATGTCTATCGGCTGTTCGATCCTGAGAAATTCGCACGCGACAGTGTCGCGACCTATCCGCCCAAGATGCGCGCGCAAGTGGACGCGTTCGTCGGCGGAATCAACGCTTATATCGACGGTCATCAGAACAGTCTGGAGCCCGCGTTCCGGCTGCTCGGCATCAAGCCGGCGCATTACACGGCCGAAGATCTCGAAGCCGGCGCGCTGACGATTGCGACGTTGCTCGGTTACAACGCGACCGAGGAATCGGTGTATATCAACCTCGCGCCGAAGGTGGCGCCGAGCGAGATCGCCGCGCTGATGCCGGTGTATCCGTCGCTGCCGCTGGAGGCGCCGCCGCCCGAGACGACCGCGGTGTTCGGCGACGCAAAGTTCTCGGACTATCTCCCATCCGGCTTCGCGCTCGCGCCCGGCTTCGCGCGCATCGGGCATATGGGCATCCCCGCGAGCAACAACTGGGTGGTCGATGGCACCAAGTCGATTTCGGGCAAGCCGATGCTCGCGAGCGACCCGCATCTGCCGCAATCGATCCCGTCGATTTGGTACGAGGCGGTGCTGGTCACTCCCGACGGCTTCACCTCAGGCGCGCTGGCTGCGGGTTCCCCGGCAGTCGCGATCGGCACCAACGGCCATGTCGCGTGGGGCGTGACGAGCGTGTGCGCGGATGTGATGGATCTCAGCCTCGAGCATCTCTCGGCCGACGGCAAAAATTACGAGTTCCAGGGAAAATGGCTTCCGCTGGAGCGGCGCGACGTGACGATTCACGTCAGAGACGCGCGCGACGTGACCCGGACGATCCTCTCGACGCGCCACGGCCCCATAGTCAGCGACGTGCTTGCGCGCGAGGACAACCCGCTGACCGGGGTCAAGCTGCGGGGAAATTACGCGCTCTCCCTGCGATTTGCGGGACTGACTCCCGGGCCGGCGGCGGGGTTTGGCTTCGGGTCGGCCACCGCGCGCACGGGAAAGGAGCTGGTCGAGGCCTATCGCACCTTCACGACGACGCCGCTCAATCTTGTTTGGGGCGATGATTCGGGAAATATCGGATGGCATATCGTTGGCGCGATCCCGAATCGCACCGGCTTCGATGGCAAATACCCGACCGCGGGATTCACCGGAAAGTTCGAATGGAACGGAATGATCCCATTCGACAGTTTGCCGCATACCGAGAATCCGCCCTCGCATTTCATCGTCACTGCGAACAATCGCCTGGCCGACGTACCTTGGAATGGAAGTTGGATCGCGCCGTGGCGCTTCGATCGTATCTCGGATTTGATCCGCGCGCGCGACAAGATGACGGCGGACGATTTCAAGTTGATCCAGCGCGACCGCGTATCGATCTTCGCGCTCAAGCTGCGCGACGCGCTCGTACGGGCCGGTGACGGCGGCGACGAAGACGTGCGATGGGCGCTTGGCGAAATCCGTGGATGGGACGGCGCCATGACGGCGAGCAGCAGGCCGGCTGCGATTGTCGCGGCGACCGAAGTGACGATGGCGCAACGGGTGTTCAAGCCTATTCTCGGCGCCGATTACAAATCGTTCATGCTGATCGAGGACGGCGGAGCATATCCGGCGAGCGAAGACATCATCGTGCGACCGGCAAGTTCGCTGTGGCCGGGCGGCGCCGGCAATGCGAATGCGACGTTGCGCGCGAGTCTGAAGGATTCGCTCGCGCTGCTTGCGCAGAGACTCGGCAACGATCGCGGCAAGTGGCGATGGGGCGCGATGGAGACGATCGAGTTTGCCCATCCGCTGGGCGAGCGCGGCGGCGTGCTCGGATGGTACTTCAACCGCGGGCCGTTCCCGACCGAAGGCGGGCGGCATACGGTGAACAACTCGTGGTTCGATTTGGGTGGTGATGCGCCGGATCAATTCAAGGTCACTCAGATTTCGTCGTACCGGTTCATTACGGACCTTGGCGATCCCGAAGGCGCGCTCGGAATGAATCACAGCGGCGAATCGGATCACCCGGCGTCGCGGCACTACGACGATATGATCGGCCCCTGGAGCCGCGGTGAGTATCATCCGCTCGATCCAGGGTTTGCCCGCGCGCAGTCGTCGGCCGAGGCGGAATTGGATCTGATGCCGCGCTAG
- the ybeY gene encoding rRNA maturation RNase YbeY produces the protein MAVEFRCATARGRCYARGLRADADRLMRAAGLADCELSLTLTTDRAIRRLNRDFRAVDAATDVLSFSQIEQAGAAPLEPRSVKNSPGLPVGDVVISIDTAIRQARELRVSPASRLRRLLIHGFLHLIGYDHERSAAGARRMFARERTLAAKMEEKGGEFAR, from the coding sequence GTGGCGGTGGAGTTCCGATGCGCGACGGCGCGCGGACGATGCTACGCGCGCGGGCTTCGCGCCGACGCGGACCGGCTGATGCGCGCGGCGGGGCTTGCGGACTGCGAGCTGTCGCTTACGCTCACAACCGATCGCGCGATCCGCAGGCTGAATCGTGATTTCCGCGCAGTCGATGCGGCCACCGACGTTCTTTCCTTCTCGCAGATTGAACAGGCAGGCGCCGCGCCATTGGAACCACGCAGCGTAAAGAACAGCCCGGGACTTCCGGTCGGAGACGTGGTGATCTCGATCGATACGGCAATCCGCCAGGCGCGCGAGCTTCGCGTGAGCCCCGCGTCGCGATTGCGCCGGCTTCTGATTCACGGATTTCTGCATTTGATCGGTTACGACCACGAACGCTCGGCAGCCGGCGCGCGGCGGATGTTTGCGCGCGAGCGAACGCTGGCGGCGAAGATGGAAGAAAAGGGGGGCGAATTTGCGCGATGA
- the lnt gene encoding apolipoprotein N-acyltransferase translates to MSSNNATRAALAVASGLALGLAFPKFDYGLLAWVALVPLFYVIEGESMRRVFAWAYLQGFAAYLVSLYWIPIPLHDFADVRMEFAIFPMLLLAGIVAIYAAAAIWAGEFVARRTRIPAVLTMPVAWTAVEWIRTYFPIGFPWNLLGYAAYRNLELIQFAEFTGVYGVSALIVFFNAVVYVVIFHRGAYRLQTISLSALTAIMIALVGFGAWRMGNLKDAPHAGSFKVAMVQGNIPQSLKWDPKFLPESYKVYQDETADAARRGADLVVWPEAAAAFLFQPDDQYPAELAGDAAYRTALLTLARNMGEPILFGAPALARADGRLGFYNRAYLVSAQGEVAAHYDKIELVPFGEYVPARSILGYFVNRVVQGFGDLVPGKEQTLFNLKGARLGILICYESIFPDFTRREVNRGADVLVNITNDAWYGESSAPYQVLAMAAMRSVETKVPMVRVANTGISALIEPSGEITDRTPLFTRAAVIVDVSWRPVRTVYTIVGDLFAEICFVLTAIGLILAWRWPRAATLEVEPVRSRRLPTDGRPH, encoded by the coding sequence ATGTCGTCGAACAATGCAACGCGCGCGGCGCTCGCCGTAGCCAGCGGTCTCGCGCTGGGACTGGCATTCCCGAAGTTCGATTACGGGCTGCTGGCGTGGGTGGCCTTGGTGCCGCTCTTTTACGTGATCGAAGGCGAAAGCATGCGGCGCGTATTCGCGTGGGCATACCTGCAAGGTTTCGCCGCGTACCTCGTATCGCTCTACTGGATTCCGATTCCGCTGCACGACTTCGCCGACGTGCGAATGGAGTTCGCGATCTTTCCGATGCTGCTGCTGGCGGGCATCGTCGCGATCTACGCGGCGGCTGCCATTTGGGCGGGTGAATTCGTCGCGCGGCGGACGCGAATTCCGGCCGTGCTCACGATGCCGGTTGCGTGGACGGCGGTCGAATGGATTCGCACCTACTTCCCGATCGGTTTCCCGTGGAATCTGCTCGGCTACGCGGCTTACCGCAATCTGGAATTGATCCAGTTCGCCGAATTCACCGGCGTTTACGGCGTTTCGGCGCTGATCGTGTTTTTCAACGCCGTGGTGTATGTCGTGATTTTCCACCGCGGCGCCTATCGCTTGCAGACCATCAGCCTGAGCGCGTTGACCGCGATAATGATCGCGCTGGTCGGATTTGGCGCGTGGCGGATGGGCAATCTCAAGGACGCACCGCACGCGGGGAGCTTCAAGGTCGCGATGGTGCAGGGAAATATCCCGCAATCGCTCAAGTGGGATCCGAAGTTCCTGCCCGAGAGCTACAAAGTCTACCAGGACGAAACCGCGGACGCGGCCAGGCGCGGCGCCGACCTGGTCGTCTGGCCCGAGGCAGCGGCGGCGTTCCTGTTCCAGCCCGACGATCAATATCCCGCCGAGCTCGCAGGCGACGCGGCGTACCGCACGGCGCTGCTCACGCTCGCGCGCAATATGGGCGAGCCGATATTGTTTGGGGCGCCGGCGCTGGCGCGTGCGGACGGGCGCCTGGGATTTTACAATCGCGCGTACCTGGTGTCGGCCCAGGGCGAAGTGGCCGCGCATTACGACAAGATCGAGCTGGTGCCGTTCGGCGAGTATGTTCCGGCTCGCTCGATCCTCGGCTACTTCGTCAATCGCGTCGTGCAGGGCTTCGGCGATTTGGTTCCCGGCAAAGAGCAGACACTGTTCAACCTCAAAGGCGCGCGACTGGGAATTTTGATCTGTTACGAGAGTATCTTTCCCGACTTCACCCGGCGCGAGGTGAACCGGGGCGCCGATGTGCTCGTCAACATCACCAACGACGCGTGGTACGGCGAGAGTTCGGCGCCGTACCAGGTGCTCGCAATGGCGGCGATGCGCTCGGTCGAAACCAAGGTCCCGATGGTAAGGGTGGCGAACACGGGAATCAGCGCGCTCATCGAGCCGTCGGGGGAAATCACCGATCGCACGCCGCTGTTCACGCGCGCCGCGGTGATAGTGGACGTGTCGTGGCGGCCGGTGCGGACCGTGTACACGATCGTGGGCGATTTATTTGCGGAGATTTGTTTCGTGCTGACGGCGATCGGATTGATCCTCGCGTGGCGATGGCCGCGCGCGGCAACGCTTGAAGTTGAGCCGGTTCGATCGCGGCGGCTACCGACCGATGGCAGGCCCCATTAA
- a CDS encoding adenosylcobinamide-GDP ribazoletransferase, whose protein sequence is MESAGDTSLPSVRELLFEAVLAAATLTLWPVLDERSQGTAAQRVRAMVYFPIVGFVLGAVLAIADRTAGLVSGPVGRSFVVLIIAAGLSLGLANRAVADTVEVLRRGTRPASTGLARIGPVGAIAAIIAFAFEVWCLSRIIDDAGRAAAIVMAMMLSRWAIIPIGYGLKPLEHWGLGLPYEGGISFREFAVSSAVALGLTMGLYQNLGLAVIVALALTILAMRLVLSRRMGGASGYMLAGGCALVEVVTFAVLAALRA, encoded by the coding sequence ATGGAATCGGCGGGCGATACGAGTCTTCCAAGTGTGCGCGAATTGCTGTTCGAAGCCGTGCTGGCAGCCGCGACGCTGACACTGTGGCCAGTCCTCGACGAAAGATCGCAGGGCACCGCCGCGCAGCGCGTGCGCGCGATGGTCTATTTCCCGATTGTCGGGTTTGTCCTCGGCGCAGTTCTCGCGATTGCCGATCGAACCGCCGGCTTGGTATCCGGACCGGTCGGACGCTCGTTCGTCGTGCTGATAATAGCCGCGGGGCTGTCGCTGGGGCTGGCAAATCGCGCAGTCGCAGACACGGTGGAAGTGCTTCGGCGCGGCACACGGCCGGCCTCGACCGGACTGGCGCGAATCGGACCGGTCGGGGCGATTGCTGCGATCATAGCGTTCGCATTCGAGGTCTGGTGCTTGTCGCGAATCATCGACGACGCGGGACGGGCGGCGGCGATCGTGATGGCGATGATGCTGTCGCGATGGGCGATCATTCCGATCGGCTACGGGCTGAAACCGCTGGAGCATTGGGGTCTCGGCCTCCCGTATGAAGGCGGCATTTCGTTTCGCGAGTTCGCCGTCTCCAGCGCGGTCGCGCTGGGACTCACGATGGGGCTGTATCAAAACCTCGGGCTGGCGGTGATCGTCGCGCTGGCGCTGACCATTCTTGCGATGCGCCTGGTGCTCAGCCGCCGCATGGGCGGGGCCTCGGGTTACATGCTGGCGGGAGGATGTGCGCTGGTTGAAGTCGTTACGTTCGCGGTGCTGGCGGCGCTTCGTGCCTAA
- a CDS encoding glutathione S-transferase N-terminal domain-containing protein, with translation MIDLYFWPTPNGYKVTWMLEEVGLKYNVIPLNIGAGDQFKPEFLKISPNNKMPAITDPDGPGGKPISIFESGAILMYLAEKTGQLMPSDTRGKYNVIQWLMFQMASVGPMLGQAHHFRRYAPEKLEYAINRYTNEAKRIYAVIDKRLGEAKYLAGDYSIADIATYPWLVPHSMQGQNLEDFPNLKRWYDELRARPATQRGFAVMSEVVERMRAAAKANQPAHDKKTWEILFGDKQFEKH, from the coding sequence ATGATCGACCTATATTTCTGGCCAACGCCCAACGGCTACAAGGTAACCTGGATGCTCGAGGAAGTCGGCCTCAAGTACAATGTGATCCCGCTCAATATCGGCGCGGGCGATCAGTTCAAGCCCGAGTTCCTGAAAATCAGCCCGAACAACAAAATGCCCGCGATCACCGATCCCGACGGCCCCGGCGGAAAACCGATTTCGATTTTCGAGTCGGGCGCGATTCTGATGTACCTGGCCGAGAAGACCGGCCAGCTGATGCCGTCGGACACGCGCGGAAAGTACAACGTGATCCAGTGGCTGATGTTTCAGATGGCAAGCGTCGGCCCGATGCTCGGCCAGGCGCATCACTTCCGCCGCTACGCGCCCGAGAAACTCGAGTATGCGATCAACCGTTACACCAACGAAGCCAAGCGCATTTACGCAGTGATCGACAAGCGCCTGGGCGAAGCGAAGTACCTGGCGGGCGATTACTCGATCGCCGATATCGCGACCTACCCGTGGCTGGTGCCGCATTCGATGCAGGGACAGAACCTCGAAGATTTTCCGAACCTGAAGAGATGGTACGACGAGCTGCGCGCGCGGCCGGCGACCCAGCGCGGCTTCGCCGTGATGAGCGAGGTAGTAGAAAGGATGCGCGCGGCGGCAAAGGCGAATCAACCGGCCCATGACAAAAAAACCTGGGAGATACTGTTCGGCGACAAACAGTTCGAGAAGCACTAG
- the prfB gene encoding peptide chain release factor 2 (programmed frameshift): protein MLSDMRQQLSEFDDRAEKLGRRLDVPALTARQNQLVEQSAKPDFWDRQDTAQAALKEQEQIRAQLAGYKMLRDKLDEARVFLQMAEEEGADDSEAARETAAALEASRAELERQELRLMLGGEYDRLGAIVSIHPGAGGMEAQDWAEMLLRLYLRWAERRGFKTEIADLQPGDGAGIKSATVTVEGDFAYGYLRAEAGIHRLVRISPYDANARRHTSFASVFVFPAVDDKVEITINPADLRIDTFRASGAGGQHVNKTDSAVRFTHLPTNIVVTCQNERSQHKNRAMAMKILRARLFELEQRKKKEELEKFSKDKKEIAWGSQIRSYVLQPYQMVKDHRTGVEVGNTGAVLDGAIDEFIQAYLMGVRKGDNDTDSMPT from the exons ATGCTCAGCGACATGAGACAGCAGCTTTCCGAGTTCGACGACCGCGCCGAAAAGCTCGGGAGGCGTCTT GACGTCCCCGCACTGACTGCCCGCCAGAACCAACTCGTCGAACAATCCGCCAAGCCCGACTTCTGGGATCGGCAGGACACCGCGCAAGCCGCGCTCAAGGAGCAGGAGCAGATTCGCGCTCAGCTGGCGGGCTACAAGATGCTGCGCGACAAGCTGGACGAGGCGCGCGTGTTTCTGCAGATGGCCGAAGAGGAAGGCGCCGACGATTCCGAAGCGGCGCGCGAGACTGCCGCCGCCCTGGAGGCGTCGCGAGCCGAGCTCGAGCGCCAGGAGCTGCGGCTGATGCTTGGCGGCGAGTACGATCGCCTCGGCGCGATCGTTTCGATACATCCCGGCGCCGGCGGCATGGAGGCGCAGGACTGGGCCGAGATGTTGCTGCGCCTTTATCTACGATGGGCCGAGCGGCGCGGCTTCAAAACCGAGATTGCAGACCTGCAACCGGGCGACGGCGCGGGAATCAAGAGCGCAACCGTCACGGTCGAAGGAGACTTCGCGTACGGATATTTGAGGGCCGAGGCCGGGATTCATCGGCTGGTGCGAATCTCGCCGTACGACGCCAATGCGCGGCGCCATACTTCGTTCGCGTCGGTCTTTGTTTTTCCGGCGGTTGACGACAAGGTCGAGATAACGATCAATCCGGCCGACTTGAGAATCGATACGTTCCGCGCATCGGGTGCGGGCGGCCAGCACGTCAACAAGACCGACTCGGCTGTGCGATTCACGCATCTCCCGACCAATATCGTCGTGACCTGCCAGAATGAACGCTCGCAGCACAAGAACCGCGCGATGGCGATGAAGATACTGCGCGCGCGGCTGTTCGAACTCGAGCAGCGCAAGAAAAAAGAAGAGCTCGAGAAGTTCAGCAAGGACAAAAAAGAGATCGCCTGGGGCAGTCAGATCCGTTCGTACGTGCTTCAGCCCTATCAGATGGTCAAGGACCATCGCACCGGCGTCGAGGTCGGCAACACCGGCGCGGTGCTCGACGGCGCGATCGACGAGTTCATCCAGGCCTACCTGATGGGCGTGCGCAAGGGCGACAACGACACCGATTCGATGCCCACCTAG
- a CDS encoding PhoH family protein, giving the protein MLGQHDAHVRTVEATLGVRIGVTGTSLKISGAHAEQALAGKVIGEIYDLLKHGYPIFPSDVEYAIRIIRGDRNAELKDIFLDTVYISPNKRVISPKSINQKLYIDSIRSHDIVFGIGPAGTGKTYLAMAMALAALMKNQVTRMVLCRPAVEAGEKLGFLPGDLAEKVNPYLRPLYDALHDMVDFDRARRMLERGTIEVAPLAFMRGRTLNDSFIILDEAQNTTSEQMKMFLTRLGYNSKAVITGDVTQIDLPSGKLSGLKEASIVLGNTAGISFVRFNDRDVVRHRLVQSIIKAYESFNVEGPAAAPQTAGNHRD; this is encoded by the coding sequence TTGCTCGGCCAGCACGACGCGCACGTCCGCACCGTCGAGGCGACGCTGGGAGTCCGGATCGGCGTGACCGGAACCTCGCTGAAAATTTCCGGCGCGCACGCCGAGCAGGCGCTCGCGGGCAAGGTGATCGGCGAGATTTACGATCTGCTCAAGCACGGCTACCCGATCTTTCCGAGCGATGTCGAGTATGCGATTCGGATTATTCGCGGCGACCGCAACGCCGAGCTCAAGGATATTTTTCTCGACACGGTTTACATCTCCCCGAACAAGCGCGTCATCTCGCCCAAGAGCATCAACCAGAAACTTTACATCGACTCGATTCGCAGCCACGACATCGTCTTCGGCATCGGTCCCGCCGGCACCGGCAAGACCTACCTTGCGATGGCGATGGCGCTGGCGGCGTTGATGAAGAACCAGGTCACGCGGATGGTGCTGTGCCGGCCGGCGGTCGAAGCGGGCGAGAAGCTGGGCTTCCTGCCGGGCGACCTCGCGGAGAAAGTGAATCCGTACCTGCGGCCGCTCTACGATGCGCTGCATGACATGGTGGATTTCGATCGGGCGCGGCGGATGCTCGAGCGCGGGACGATCGAAGTCGCGCCGCTGGCGTTCATGCGCGGGCGCACGCTCAACGATTCATTCATCATTCTCGATGAGGCGCAAAACACGACCTCCGAGCAAATGAAGATGTTCCTGACGCGGCTCGGCTACAACTCCAAGGCGGTCATCACCGGCGATGTCACGCAAATCGATTTGCCCAGCGGCAAGCTGTCGGGCCTCAAGGAAGCCAGCATCGTGCTCGGCAACACGGCGGGGATTTCCTTCGTGAGGTTCAACGACCGCGACGTGGTGCGGCATCGGCTGGTGCAATCGATCATCAAGGCGTACGAATCGTTCAACGTTGAAGGACCGGCGGCGGCGCCGCAAACTGCCGGTAACCATCGGGATTGA
- the alaS gene encoding alanine--tRNA ligase, with protein MRWTTAKIRQSFLDFFAERGHTVVPSASLIPKGDPTLLFTNAGMVQFKDYFLGVRTPQHLRVANCQKCLRISGKHNDLEAVGRDTYHHTFFEMLGNWSFGDYYKDEAIRWHWELITTTWEIDPKLLHATVYKDDDEAEQIWKKLGVLLNPVLRFDKENFWQMGDTGPCGPCSEIHIDRGAAACDGRPHPGTKCGVNVDGCERYIELANLVFIQYNRDASGALMPLAKKHVDTGTGLERVAAVLQGLEQGKLLGNYDIDLFKQIIQVIERLAQSKPLDPRLAAQHPDGADIKFATVADAYIHIRAIADHARSITFLISDGVRPGNDKVEYVLKKLIRRAVRHGQMILIDGPFLGLVCESVVRAMSDGYPELIAARDEIRRVVDEAEQQALLTINEGRELLRPKILRLLQEGPGFLSGSEAFDLYDTHGVPVDFIEEELSRNQLGIDMQGFNRLMDEQKERGRAARKNDAGAPEISLGAGTASRFVGYHRYDGESEVLAADGKDGEHVAVVVAETPFYPEGGGQVGDRGVIETASGAILEVSDTRKSDGSIVHVGRILRGEAGDFARGARVKLKIDRIRRDATMLNHSATHILHYALRDILGNTVHQAGSLVDPDKLRFDFAHTGPVKDDALATIEEEINARIRENAEVTTDEMAYDDAIKAGALAFFGDKYGDRVRVVRMGDFSVELCGGTHISRTGDVGVFKLEAESGVAAGVRRIEAVTGNGALEMIRKREKILEEIGAQLGARDGAAVERLEKLLAREKELEKKLRAMEQKLAAGAGGAEAEEQVREAGGVKVVTRKLDGVDPRTMREMADRMRQKHGSCVVALGSDLGEGKVAILVAVTADLTAKIKAGDIIKQIAPIVGGTGGGRPELAQAGGRDASKLDEALAKVAALLK; from the coding sequence ATGCGCTGGACTACCGCGAAAATTCGCCAATCGTTTCTCGATTTCTTCGCCGAGCGCGGCCATACCGTTGTGCCGTCGGCGTCGCTGATTCCCAAGGGCGATCCCACGTTGCTATTCACCAACGCCGGGATGGTGCAGTTCAAGGATTATTTCCTGGGCGTGCGCACGCCGCAGCACCTGCGCGTCGCGAATTGTCAGAAATGCCTGCGGATCTCGGGCAAGCATAACGATCTCGAAGCGGTCGGCCGCGACACTTACCATCACACGTTTTTCGAGATGCTCGGCAACTGGTCGTTCGGCGACTATTACAAGGATGAAGCGATTCGGTGGCATTGGGAGCTCATCACCACGACCTGGGAAATCGATCCGAAGCTGCTCCATGCCACCGTTTATAAGGACGACGACGAGGCCGAGCAGATTTGGAAGAAGCTCGGAGTGCTCCTGAACCCCGTCCTGCGCTTCGACAAGGAAAATTTCTGGCAGATGGGCGACACGGGGCCGTGCGGCCCGTGCTCGGAGATTCACATCGATCGCGGCGCGGCGGCGTGCGACGGCCGGCCCCATCCGGGGACGAAATGCGGCGTTAACGTCGATGGATGCGAGCGATACATCGAGCTGGCGAATCTCGTCTTCATTCAATACAACCGCGACGCGTCGGGCGCGCTGATGCCGCTGGCGAAGAAGCACGTCGATACGGGGACGGGCCTGGAGCGCGTCGCCGCGGTGTTGCAGGGGCTGGAACAGGGCAAGCTGCTCGGCAACTACGACATCGACCTCTTCAAGCAAATAATTCAAGTGATCGAACGACTCGCGCAATCCAAGCCACTAGACCCTCGGCTAGCGGCTCAGCATCCAGATGGCGCAGATATCAAATTCGCGACCGTGGCGGACGCGTATATACACATACGAGCGATCGCGGATCATGCCCGGTCAATCACCTTCCTCATTTCCGATGGTGTACGGCCGGGCAACGACAAAGTGGAGTACGTTCTGAAGAAACTGATTCGGCGCGCGGTTCGGCACGGTCAAATGATCCTGATAGACGGACCATTTCTCGGACTCGTATGCGAATCCGTAGTTCGCGCAATGTCCGACGGATACCCGGAACTAATCGCCGCACGAGATGAAATTCGTCGAGTTGTTGATGAAGCTGAGCAACAGGCATTGCTGACAATCAATGAAGGGCGAGAGTTACTCCGTCCGAAGATCCTGCGCCTCTTGCAAGAGGGCCCAGGTTTTCTTTCTGGGTCAGAAGCCTTTGACTTATACGATACTCACGGCGTCCCGGTCGATTTCATCGAGGAGGAGCTTTCCCGAAACCAGCTTGGGATCGACATGCAGGGCTTCAACCGCCTGATGGACGAGCAGAAAGAGCGCGGACGCGCCGCCCGCAAAAATGATGCGGGCGCGCCGGAGATCAGTCTCGGCGCGGGCACTGCGTCGCGATTCGTCGGCTATCACCGCTACGACGGCGAGTCCGAAGTGCTCGCCGCCGACGGCAAGGACGGCGAGCACGTAGCGGTCGTCGTCGCGGAGACGCCCTTCTATCCCGAGGGCGGCGGCCAGGTCGGAGACCGCGGCGTAATCGAGACCGCCTCAGGCGCAATTCTCGAAGTGTCGGACACACGCAAGTCCGACGGCTCCATCGTTCACGTCGGGCGGATTCTGCGTGGCGAGGCTGGCGACTTCGCACGCGGCGCACGCGTCAAGCTCAAGATCGATCGAATCCGTCGCGACGCCACGATGCTCAATCATTCCGCCACGCACATCCTGCATTACGCGTTGCGCGACATCCTGGGCAATACCGTGCATCAGGCGGGCTCGCTGGTCGATCCCGACAAGCTGCGCTTTGACTTCGCCCACACCGGGCCGGTCAAGGACGACGCGCTGGCGACGATCGAGGAAGAGATCAACGCGCGTATCCGCGAGAACGCCGAAGTAACGACTGACGAGATGGCGTACGACGACGCAATCAAGGCGGGCGCGCTCGCATTTTTTGGCGACAAGTACGGCGACCGCGTCCGCGTAGTCAGGATGGGCGATTTTTCGGTCGAGCTATGCGGCGGCACGCACATCTCGCGCACCGGCGACGTCGGCGTTTTCAAACTTGAAGCCGAGTCGGGCGTCGCGGCGGGAGTCAGGAGAATCGAGGCGGTGACGGGGAATGGCGCGCTCGAAATGATTCGCAAGCGCGAGAAGATCCTCGAGGAAATCGGCGCGCAGCTCGGCGCGCGCGACGGCGCGGCCGTCGAGCGGCTCGAAAAACTTCTGGCGCGCGAAAAAGAGCTCGAGAAAAAGCTCCGCGCGATGGAGCAGAAGCTGGCCGCGGGCGCCGGCGGCGCGGAGGCCGAAGAACAAGTGCGCGAGGCCGGCGGCGTCAAAGTCGTGACGCGCAAGCTCGATGGCGTCGATCCGCGCACGATGCGCGAGATGGCGGATCGGATGCGTCAGAAGCACGGCTCTTGCGTGGTCGCGCTCGGCTCCGACTTGGGCGAGGGCAAGGTGGCGATCCTGGTCGCGGTGACGGCTGACCTAACGGCGAAGATCAAAGCGGGCGACATCATCAAGCAGATCGCGCCGATCGTCGGCGGCACCGGCGGCGGGCGGCCGGAGCTGGCGCAGGCGGGCGGCCGCGACGCCTCGAAGCTCGACGAGGCCCTGGCCAAAGTCGCCGCGCTGTTGAAGTAG